One window of Halococcus salifodinae DSM 8989 genomic DNA carries:
- a CDS encoding SdpI family protein, giving the protein MKHRRPRTVGVAAIVFAFLASVVVYPELPARMATHWSASGEADGTMSRLAGAFLLPVLAAGVYALLLVSPQFDPRKANVEQFRGLYEWFAAGMTWFLLYVHGLVLLWNLGIQPPIGAALAPGLAAVFYASGLLVERAEPNWIAGVRTPWTLADDTVWERTNRRAALALKLSGVLSLGGLVFPAAATLFVVVPILLAVVYVTVYSYVAYRRQRTA; this is encoded by the coding sequence GTGAAACACCGCCGCCCCCGGACCGTCGGCGTTGCAGCGATCGTGTTCGCGTTCCTCGCGAGCGTCGTCGTCTATCCGGAGCTCCCGGCCAGGATGGCGACCCACTGGAGCGCGAGCGGCGAGGCCGACGGCACGATGTCGCGGCTCGCGGGTGCGTTCCTCCTCCCAGTGCTCGCGGCCGGGGTGTACGCGCTTCTCCTGGTCTCTCCGCAGTTTGATCCACGAAAGGCGAACGTTGAGCAATTTCGCGGGCTCTACGAGTGGTTCGCCGCCGGGATGACGTGGTTCCTGCTCTACGTCCACGGACTCGTGCTACTCTGGAATCTCGGCATCCAGCCACCTATCGGTGCGGCGCTCGCACCGGGTCTCGCTGCGGTGTTTTACGCGAGCGGACTCCTCGTCGAGCGCGCCGAACCGAACTGGATCGCCGGCGTCCGCACGCCGTGGACGCTCGCCGACGATACGGTATGGGAACGCACCAACCGCCGCGCCGCGCTCGCGCTGAAACTGTCGGGCGTCCTCTCGCTCGGCGGGCTCGTCTTCCCCGCAGCCGCCACCCTGTTCGTCGTCGTCCCGATCCTGCTCGCCGTCGTATACGTCACCGTCTACTCCTACGTCGCGTACCGACGCCAGCGGACGGCGTGA
- a CDS encoding PLP-dependent cysteine synthase family protein, with amino-acid sequence MDDSILDAIGSPLVQVGSPEGATVAAKIESKNPGGSAKDRPAKAMVEAAEREGSLEPGDRLVEPTSGNTGIGLAVVAAAKGYDLTVVMPASKSEERRQVMAAYGADLELVDGEIEQAKARADELEAEGMVQLRQFENRANVRSHYETTGAEITEQVGDRTVDALVAAVGTGGTLTGIASRLREEYPEIDVVAVEPEANAVLSTGEAGIDDFEGMGPGFVSEILDRELIDTIETVGIEAAEAECRRLAREEGIIVGQSSGAANLAAQRVAERLAEPKLDCPPAPTELRADGSGAAATEYDDCPLVVTVFPDSGERYLSTGMFDG; translated from the coding sequence ATGGACGACAGCATCCTCGACGCCATCGGATCGCCCCTCGTGCAGGTCGGCTCGCCCGAGGGTGCGACCGTGGCCGCGAAGATCGAGTCGAAAAACCCCGGCGGGTCGGCGAAGGACCGCCCCGCGAAGGCGATGGTCGAGGCCGCAGAGCGCGAGGGGAGCCTCGAACCCGGCGATCGTCTCGTCGAGCCGACGAGCGGCAACACCGGAATCGGCCTCGCCGTCGTCGCGGCGGCGAAGGGGTACGACCTCACGGTCGTCATGCCCGCCTCGAAATCGGAAGAACGGCGGCAGGTCATGGCGGCCTACGGGGCGGACCTCGAACTCGTGGACGGTGAGATCGAGCAAGCGAAAGCACGTGCCGACGAACTCGAAGCCGAGGGAATGGTCCAGCTCCGGCAGTTCGAGAACCGGGCGAACGTCCGCTCCCACTACGAGACGACCGGCGCTGAGATCACGGAGCAGGTCGGCGATCGGACCGTCGATGCCCTCGTCGCCGCGGTCGGCACCGGTGGGACGCTCACCGGGATCGCCAGCCGACTCCGTGAGGAGTACCCCGAAATAGATGTCGTCGCGGTCGAACCGGAGGCGAACGCCGTGCTCTCGACCGGGGAAGCGGGAATCGACGATTTCGAGGGAATGGGCCCTGGGTTTGTGAGTGAGATCCTGGACCGCGAGCTGATCGACACGATCGAAACCGTCGGGATCGAGGCCGCAGAAGCCGAGTGTCGCCGCCTTGCGCGTGAGGAGGGAATCATCGTCGGCCAGTCGAGCGGCGCAGCGAACCTCGCGGCCCAGCGGGTCGCCGAACGGCTCGCCGAACCCAAACTTGACTGCCCGCCCGCCCCGACGGAGCTCCGGGCCGACGGAAGCGGAGCGGCCGCCACCGAGTACGATGACTGTCCGCTGGTCGTCACCGTCTTTCCCGACAGCGGCGAGCGGTATCTCTCGACCGGGATGTTCGACGGGTGA